CTCAATGCGGTGCAAGAAGGGAGCGTCACCATCCTGTGCAGCAGCGCTGAAGAGCAGACCCGACTTGAAGCACAGGTGGATCTGCTGGATCCGCTCCATCGCCCCCAACTCCTCACGGGAGGGGCCAAGGCGCTGGAGGAGCTTCCTCAAGAGTGGCAATTCGAAGTTGTGGGTGGGCGATTCAGCAGTGAAGATCGCGATTGGATCGAATCTCCAGAGTTTTGGCAGCAACTTAAATTGAAGCTCTCACCAACGGCGCAGCTGCACGTCCTTCTCAGCCAAACAGCGATCGGTCCAGCGGCAGCGCTCTCAGATCAATGCCCGGAATCCAGCGAAGCTCTATCGGAACTGATCGAAAAGGAGCAACAGTGGCTGGTCCACCAGCAGCTTGACCAGCTCGTACAAATGCAGCTCGAACAACTCTCTCAATCCGTCATCACGGAGCAATGGCAGGAATCCCTATCCCTCCCCATTGATGAACGCCTTCTGAAACGCTGGCTAGGAGAGGACCGTCCCTATCGATCTCTGCTCAATCGCTGCAGCCAGCCCGAGACCGTGCTCAGCACCCTTCAGCAGCTCCTACAAACAAAACGGGGCGGGACACTGCCACAACCCCTGATCCATCAGCGGTTGGCCTGCACGATGTCGTCATCCTCGTAACAACAAAAAAAAGCCCCGGCATTGCCGAGGCTTGTATTGGCCGAAGCCGTTCGATCACCAGAGGCCGCGAACAGGAGCGTTGTAGGTAGCGCGAGGAGCGGGAGCAGCAGGAAGGATCTGCTTGGCTTGCACACAAGCGGGCAGGAAGACGTACCAAGACATCAGTGAAGTGGCCTGGGCGCCATCAAGACCGTCCTTACAGACCATCTGGGAACCATCAGAAGCACCGTTGTCAGCCAGAGCGAAGTCAACGGGGAGGGCATTCAGGATGCCGGCAGAAGAGATCTGGCCGTCAGCCGCGTCCATGATGATGGCGGAACGGAGAGCCACAACGGCTGTCTCCTGCTTCCTCCAGTAGGGGTAGTAGCTCTTGGTCTGTTCCTGCAGGAAGGCAACGCCGTCGCTGGAGTAGAGGAAACGGGAAACGCCCACGAGGTCAACCTCGTAAGAGCGGGTCATGCCTTCTTGGATTTCTTCTGCGGTCCAACCGGAATTGTTGATTCCACCTTGGAGGCCGCGATCGGTGATTTCA
This portion of the Synechococcus sp. ROS8604 genome encodes:
- a CDS encoding alpha/beta hydrolase, with product MSNFSSSVFTRLAAGVLAAASLTTLAVAAEAAERPVRWKTGGAVWSTKSSAFKTFFADGEITDRGLQGGINNSGWTAEEIQEGMTRSYEVDLVGVSRFLYSSDGVAFLQEQTKSYYPYWRKQETAVVALRSAIIMDAADGQISSAGILNALPVDFALADNGASDGSQMVCKDGLDGAQATSLMSWYVFLPACVQAKQILPAAPAPRATYNAPVRGLW